In Salinigranum rubrum, one genomic interval encodes:
- a CDS encoding thiamine pyrophosphate-binding protein encodes MSWEEDAFHALKESEIDFIAYLPDTVLDGLLNRLIDDNEFQTVRVAREEEAVSLLSGVWLGGGRGALICQSSGLANCFNALGSHAIPAELPFLGIVTRRGAIGEHNRAQVAAGYGLPRMLNDLGVRNYQLENADAAKSETALAAETAFATKEPYVLFLERTLTGGKDD; translated from the coding sequence ATGTCATGGGAAGAAGACGCGTTTCACGCACTCAAGGAGAGTGAGATCGACTTCATAGCATACCTTCCGGACACGGTACTCGATGGATTGCTCAATCGTCTTATAGACGACAACGAGTTTCAGACAGTCCGAGTGGCCCGGGAAGAGGAAGCCGTCTCACTGCTCAGCGGCGTCTGGCTCGGTGGCGGCCGAGGCGCGTTGATCTGTCAATCGAGCGGGCTCGCCAACTGTTTCAACGCGCTCGGCTCGCACGCGATCCCCGCCGAGTTACCGTTTCTCGGGATCGTGACCCGGCGTGGCGCCATCGGCGAACACAACCGGGCACAGGTCGCTGCCGGATACGGGCTGCCACGGATGCTCAACGACCTCGGGGTCCGGAACTATCAGCTCGAAAACGCCGACGCCGCCAAATCTGAGACCGCCTTAGCGGCCGAGACGGCGTTCGCGACGAAGGAGCCGTACGTACTTTTCCTAGAGCGGACCCTCACGGGAGGCAAAGATGACTGA
- a CDS encoding thiamine pyrophosphate-dependent enzyme produces the protein MTDPDTLRIDDEEIVEAILQETPDAAIVANLGVASWVLARIRDRERNFYMDGGMGGTTPTGMGIALRTDEDVVVLDGDGSMLMSMGCLSTVGAYGPDNLTIVVRDNGVYGTTGGQSNASANVDFAGVAESCGIQSERASTPEEFESTFREAVNRPGPSLIECRVTPISIGPPDDFVPYEYSHSYAAHRFRSVIGIE, from the coding sequence ATGACTGACCCAGATACTCTACGTATCGACGACGAAGAGATCGTTGAGGCCATACTGCAGGAGACGCCGGACGCAGCCATCGTTGCGAACCTCGGGGTAGCCTCGTGGGTGCTCGCAAGGATTAGGGACCGCGAGCGAAACTTCTACATGGACGGTGGCATGGGCGGAACGACGCCCACTGGGATGGGAATCGCGCTCCGGACTGACGAGGACGTGGTCGTCCTCGACGGCGACGGCTCGATGCTGATGTCGATGGGCTGTCTGTCGACTGTCGGTGCGTACGGCCCGGACAACCTAACGATCGTGGTGCGGGACAACGGCGTTTACGGGACGACTGGAGGGCAGTCGAACGCATCCGCCAATGTTGACTTTGCTGGCGTCGCAGAGAGCTGTGGCATACAGAGTGAGCGAGCGTCGACGCCCGAAGAGTTCGAGTCGACGTTTCGCGAAGCCGTCAACCGGCCGGGACCATCGCTGATCGAGTGCAGAGTGACGCCGATCTCCATCGGTCCACCGGACGACTTCGTACCGTACGAATATAGTCACTCCTACGCCGCCCATCGGTTCCGCTCCGTAATTGGGATCGAGTGA
- a CDS encoding MmgE/PrpD family protein, giving the protein MPTEYTALVNSTMGRYLDFNECNTTGESVCHPSDHIPALVSVAEEEDTSGAELLEAIVLAYEIQGRGFDTGTIWNRGFDYVTWGAHAVAVAAGELIGLSQQELTDALGIAVMSNNGLIISRRDAVSNWKAIVQPYATHNVIQACQMARDGPTGPGHAFEGDRGFFEAVSGGEVLFDDLGGCSGRFRILGTSFKTFACGYFSHPSLTVLDIITEHNLEAKDLEEIDIHTFDHAIQIYASCPEKW; this is encoded by the coding sequence ATCCCGACAGAGTACACCGCGCTCGTCAACTCGACGATGGGACGGTATCTGGACTTCAACGAATGTAACACCACTGGCGAGTCGGTCTGCCATCCCAGCGATCACATACCGGCGCTCGTCTCGGTGGCGGAAGAAGAAGATACGAGCGGGGCAGAACTTCTTGAAGCGATCGTGCTCGCCTACGAGATTCAGGGTCGTGGATTCGATACCGGCACCATCTGGAACAGGGGATTCGACTACGTCACGTGGGGTGCCCACGCCGTAGCAGTGGCGGCCGGGGAGTTGATCGGACTCTCTCAACAGGAGTTGACCGATGCGCTCGGAATCGCCGTCATGTCGAACAACGGACTCATTATCTCCAGGCGCGATGCCGTTTCGAACTGGAAAGCGATCGTCCAGCCCTACGCGACGCACAACGTGATCCAGGCCTGCCAGATGGCCAGGGACGGGCCCACGGGACCCGGACATGCGTTTGAGGGAGACAGAGGGTTCTTCGAAGCGGTTTCTGGCGGCGAAGTGTTGTTCGACGACCTCGGTGGATGTAGCGGAAGGTTCCGAATCCTCGGAACGAGTTTCAAGACGTTTGCCTGCGGCTATTTCTCGCACCCATCGCTGACGGTACTCGACATCATTACCGAGCACAATCTCGAAGCCAAAGACCTCGAAGAGATCGACATCCATACGTTCGATCACGCCATACAGATCTACGCGAGCTGCCCGGAGAAGTGGTGA